CCGTCGTCGTGCCCCTCCTCCTCGGCGACGGCTACCACCGCACGGTCGACATCCCCGCCGCCATCCGCAGCCACAAGGGGCACTGCGTGCTCACCGACGGGCTCAGTGGTGACCGTGCCGTGGCGCTCGCCCTGCGCGACCGGTTGCACGAGGCGGAGCGGCGCGCGGGCGTGCGGGCCGACGCCGTGGTCCTCGCGGCCGCGGGCTCGTCGCGCCCCGGGGGCAACAGCGGGGCGCGGATCGCCGTCCGGCAGCTGCGGCAGCTGTTGCGCGGGGTGCCGGTGTGCGGGGCGTACTGCTCGTCGGCCGGGCCCACCGTTCCCGAAGCTGTGGCGCGGCTGCGGGGTGCCGGGTTCCAGAAGGTGGCGGTGGCCGCGCACCTGCTGGCGCCGGGGCGGTTCGCGGGGGCGCTCGCCGGGGCCGAGGCCGACGCGGTGGCCGAACCGATCGCCGATCATCCCGAGATCGCGCGGCTGGTCCTGCGACGGTACGAGACGGCCTTGCATCGCCCGGGTGGGCCTGTGGAGCGGTTGGGCGCCGCAGCCTGACTCGGCGTACGCCCTCTGCTGTCCTGGAGGGCATGACAAGCACACCCGCCTCACCCGACTCACCTGGCTCACCTGGCTCACCTGGCTCACCTGGTGCATCCGACCCAGCCACGCCACATGGCTCGTCCGCCTCACCTGCCTCACCCGCCTCGCTCGCCTCACCCACATCCCCCTTCTCCAAGCCGTTGCGGCCGCTGCTCGCCCGGGGTCGCGACGAGGAGCATCGGGCGGCGACCCCGCTGGAGCTCTTCTTCGACCTGTGCTTCGTCGTGGCGGTCGCGCAGGCCGGTGCCGAGCTGGTGCATGCCGTCGCCGAGGGGCACGCGGGCGAGGGCATCCTCAACTACGCGATGATCTTCCTCGCGATGTTCTGGGCGTGGGTCAACTTCTCGTGGTTCGCCTCGGCGTACGACAACGACGACGTGCTGTACCGCGTGGTGACGCTGATCCAGATCGCCGGTGTGCTCGTCTTCGCCGCCGGGGTGTCGCGGGCCTTCGAGGAGCACGACTTCTTCGTGGTCTGGCTCGGCTACCTGATCATGCGGATCGCCCTCACCACCCAGTGGCTGCGCGTCGCCCGTGCGGCGTCGGGCGCGGAGCGCGGGACAGCCCTGCGGTACGCGGCGGGCGTGCTGATCTGTCAGGTCGGCTGGTCGGGGCTGCTGTTCCTGCCGGAGGGCGGCAGGCCCTGGCTGTTCCTCGTGATGGCGGTCGCGGAGCTGAGCGTGCCGGTCATCGCGGAGCGTGCGTACACGACGGCCTGGCATCCGCATCACATCTCGGAGCGGTACGGGCTGTTCACCATCATCGTGCTCGGCGAGACCATCGCGGCGGCGACCGTCGCGGTGAAGTCGGGCATCAAGGAGAACGACGCGCTGGACGAGTTGCTGCCGATCGCGGCGGGCGGCCTCCTCATCGTGTTCGCCGCGTGGTGGATCTACTTCGTCGTGCCCATCCACGGCCGCCTGCGGAGCAACCGTCAGGCGCTCCTGTGGGGATACGGCCACTACGTGATCCTGGGCGCGGCCGCGGCCATCGGGGCCGGGATCGAGGTGGCGGTCGAACAGGCCGTGGGCGAGGCGCACATCTCGACGGTGGCGGCGTCCACCGCGGTGACCGTGCCGACGGCGCTCTATCTGGTGACGGTGTGGGCGCTGCACTCCCGTTACTACAAGGTGGGGGTGGCGCAGCAACTGGTGTTGCCGGTGAGCGCGTTGGCGGTGCTCGCGAGTACGTTCGCGGGCCGCTGGGCGGTGCTGGTGGCGGGACTGGTCACCGCGGCGACCGTCGCGACGGGGGTGACCCTCACCACGCGGATGGCGCGGCGCCCGTGAGGACGGAGCGTGGTACGCCTGCTCCATGACATCTGCTTCCGCTGGTCCGGCCGGGGCCGTGCGCCGGCCGCCGTCCGACTCCCTGACCGATGTCGCCGGCCTGCGGGTCGGCCACGCCACGCGGACCGGCGCGGGCCGGCTCACCGGCACCACGGTGGTCCTCGCTCCCGAGGGCGGGGCCGTCGCCGCCGTGGACGTGCGCGGCGGCGGGCCAGGCACGCGCGAGACGGACGC
The sequence above is a segment of the Streptomyces sp. Je 1-369 genome. Coding sequences within it:
- a CDS encoding sirohydrochlorin chelatase, with protein sequence MHGSPVPGAAYTLGRLCDRVEELGGVRPALGHLSHLGHLGHLDHLDHRTASLTEALQDGSVVVPLLLGDGYHRTVDIPAAIRSHKGHCVLTDGLSGDRAVALALRDRLHEAERRAGVRADAVVLAAAGSSRPGGNSGARIAVRQLRQLLRGVPVCGAYCSSAGPTVPEAVARLRGAGFQKVAVAAHLLAPGRFAGALAGAEADAVAEPIADHPEIARLVLRRYETALHRPGGPVERLGAAA
- a CDS encoding low temperature requirement protein A produces the protein MTSTPASPDSPGSPGSPGSPGASDPATPHGSSASPASPASLASPTSPFSKPLRPLLARGRDEEHRAATPLELFFDLCFVVAVAQAGAELVHAVAEGHAGEGILNYAMIFLAMFWAWVNFSWFASAYDNDDVLYRVVTLIQIAGVLVFAAGVSRAFEEHDFFVVWLGYLIMRIALTTQWLRVARAASGAERGTALRYAAGVLICQVGWSGLLFLPEGGRPWLFLVMAVAELSVPVIAERAYTTAWHPHHISERYGLFTIIVLGETIAAATVAVKSGIKENDALDELLPIAAGGLLIVFAAWWIYFVVPIHGRLRSNRQALLWGYGHYVILGAAAAIGAGIEVAVEQAVGEAHISTVAASTAVTVPTALYLVTVWALHSRYYKVGVAQQLVLPVSALAVLASTFAGRWAVLVAGLVTAATVATGVTLTTRMARRP